The following proteins come from a genomic window of Megalops cyprinoides isolate fMegCyp1 chromosome 6, fMegCyp1.pri, whole genome shotgun sequence:
- the LOC118779304 gene encoding translocon-associated protein subunit alpha-like, with translation MFNVGPKLFLLFLIAFPCTLISVGRVSAQSDPLEDHIPDSSVEDEEEDEEEVLADEAQVSDSDTDDDADEDSTGTDVTSHPDADTTIIFVTGEEFPANEIVKFLVGFTNKGSQDFIVRSLEASFRYPQDYQFYIQNFTALPLSTVVQPQRQASFEYSFIPAQPMAGRPFGLVILLNYQDSEGSVFQNAIYNQTVTISELDEGLDGETMFMYVFLAGLVFLLLFGIYQVLESRTRKRVPVKVETGTGGLNDVDISWIPQETLNAMNKASPKASPRKRTKRAAGTDQ, from the exons atgtttaatgttggACCAAaactctttttgctttttcttattGCTTTTCCATGTACGCTGATTTCAGTCG GGAGGGTGTCAGCTCAGAGTGACCCCTTGGAGGATCACATCCCAGATTCGTCCGTTGAGGAcgaagaggaggatgaagaggaggtgTTGGCTGACGAGGCCCAAGTCTCAGACTCA GACACAGATGATGATGCCGATGAGGATTCAACGGGAACAGATGTGACCTCTCACCCTGATGCGGACACCACGATCATTTTTGTCACTGGGGAAG AGTTCCCAGCCAATGAAATTGTGAAGTTCCTGGTGGGTTTCACCAATAAAGGAAGTCAGGACTTCATTGTCCGGTCACTGGAGGCCTCCTTCCGTTACCCACAGGACTACCAGTTTTACATTCAGAAC TTCACAGCCCTGCCCTTGAGCACCGTGGTCCAGCCCCAGAGACAGGCCTCCTTTGAGTACTCCTTCATCCCTGCACAGCCAATGGCTGGCCGCCCTTTCGGACTGGTCATCCTGCTCAATTACCAGGACAGTGAG GGTAGTGTTTTCCAGAATGCCATATACAACCAGACCGTCACCATCAGCGAGCTGGATGAGGGACTTGATGGAGAAAC gatgtttatgtatgtgttccTTGCTGGACTGgtctttctgctgttgtttggCATCTACCAGGTGCTGGAATCTCGAACG AGGAAGAGAGTGCCGGTGAAGGTAGAGACAGGAACCGGTGGTCTGAATGATGTGGACATCAGCTGGATCCCCCAGGAGACCCTCAATGCCATGA ACAAAGCCTCCCCGAAAGCTTCACCCAGGAAGCGCACCAAGAGAGCAGCCGGCACTGACCAGTAA
- the LOC118779509 gene encoding neuritin-like, translating into MGLTTTGTSTSSAIIILVFVVVAGVSAEVKCGSIYKGFSDCVLELGESMANYQEEENTEKGVEVVCSHWEAFHSCATTALAECQEEVGRIWERLKEDSKKIRFQGSLFDLCSPSAAPCLGSSSYSLPLLLLLLALGSPAWLSL; encoded by the exons ATGGGACTGACGACGACGGGGACCTCAACATCAAGTGCAATCATTATATTAG TGTTTGTGGTCGTGGCTGGAGTTTCGGCCGAGGTGAAATGTGGGAGCATTTACAAGGGCTTCTCGGACTGTGTGCTGGAGCTTGGAGAGAGTATGGCTAACtaccaggaggaggagaacaccGAGAAAGGAGTGGAGGTTGTGTGCAG CCACTGGGAGGCGTTCCACTCCTGTGCCACCACGGCGCTGGCGGAGTGTCAGGAGGAGGTGGGCCGCATATGGGAGAGGCTGAAGGAGGACTCCAAGAAGATCCGATTCCAGGGGAGCCTGTTCGACCTCTGCAGCCCCAGCGCGGCCCCCTGCCTGGGCTCATCCTCCTATTCactgcccctgctgctgctcctgctggccCTGGGCTCTCCCGCCTGGCTCTCCCTGTAG